From Meiothermus sp., a single genomic window includes:
- a CDS encoding metal-sensitive transcriptional regulator, whose product MSAAGNKKPNLEARTRVLNRLKRLEGQVRGLQKMVEEDRDCREILTLLSGVRSALEATGDLIFETYLEECRADLAQGQGDTKAIVEAVRLLRG is encoded by the coding sequence ATGAGCGCTGCTGGAAACAAGAAACCCAACCTCGAGGCCCGCACCCGTGTACTGAACCGCCTCAAGCGGCTGGAAGGGCAGGTGCGGGGCCTGCAAAAGATGGTAGAAGAAGACCGTGACTGCCGCGAGATTCTAACCCTGCTCTCGGGGGTCAGGAGCGCACTAGAAGCCACCGGCGACCTAATTTTCGAGACCTATCTGGAGGAGTGTCGGGCCGACCTAGCCCAGGGCCAGGGCGACACCAAGGCCATTGTGGAAGCAGTACGCCTGTTGCGTGGCTGA
- a CDS encoding TlpA family protein disulfide reductase, giving the protein MKLTPDALLLGPLALSWPNLALLLGVFAFIWLAARQGVEGKAWWVLLVAVLAARVGYAVEHLSTWPNAFAALLGVLDIRSEGWNWWVGVPAGALAALFLLKREATRLLVPGTASLAVALLPLGVQYGLTRPAPSAGQPAYETQVLQYLEAGQSRPSEVRFADLPKPMLVNLWATWCPPCRAEMPLLVEYQQKGYPIVLLNAGEDPGAIQAFLQQTGLSARVFLDSAGLQRAFQVSGLPTTLLIGSDGQVLARHLGPVNRAQLEQLLQKLN; this is encoded by the coding sequence ATGAAACTCACCCCAGATGCTTTGCTACTTGGCCCCCTGGCCCTGAGCTGGCCCAATCTGGCCCTGCTGTTGGGGGTTTTTGCCTTTATCTGGTTGGCCGCGCGTCAGGGTGTGGAGGGTAAAGCCTGGTGGGTATTGCTGGTGGCGGTGCTGGCGGCTCGAGTGGGCTACGCCGTGGAGCACCTGTCTACCTGGCCCAATGCTTTTGCTGCTCTGCTTGGTGTTCTGGATATCCGTAGCGAGGGCTGGAACTGGTGGGTAGGCGTACCCGCCGGGGCATTAGCGGCGCTTTTCTTGCTCAAGCGAGAAGCGACCCGCCTGCTGGTTCCGGGGACGGCCTCGCTGGCCGTGGCCTTGTTGCCGCTAGGGGTGCAGTATGGTCTTACCCGTCCGGCCCCATCGGCCGGCCAGCCCGCATACGAGACCCAGGTGCTGCAGTACCTCGAGGCCGGCCAATCCCGCCCCAGCGAGGTACGCTTTGCAGACCTGCCCAAGCCCATGCTGGTCAACCTCTGGGCTACCTGGTGCCCTCCCTGCCGGGCCGAGATGCCGCTGTTGGTGGAGTACCAGCAGAAGGGCTATCCCATCGTGCTCCTCAACGCAGGAGAAGACCCAGGGGCCATTCAGGCTTTCTTGCAGCAGACCGGGCTTTCGGCGCGGGTCTTCCTGGACAGTGCAGGTTTGCAGCGAGCCTTTCAGGTAAGCGGGCTGCCCACCACCTTGTTGATTGGTTCCGATGGGCAGGTTTTGGCCCGCCACCTGGGGCCCGTCAACCGGGCCCAGCTCGAGCAGCTTTTGCAAAAGCTCAATTAG
- a CDS encoding copper chaperone PCu(A)C has protein sequence MRWIAVFLLGGLALAQPLRLEQGWVRRVPGDITAAYLVLYNPTNRPIKIVGASTPIATRVEFHQTTHAGHGDHQDISAMKRVEALIVPARGRLEALPGKYHLMLYGLREKNPRPLVEGQKVPLTLRLEGGATLTLTLTVEMR, from the coding sequence ATGCGTTGGATTGCGGTATTCCTCTTAGGCGGTCTGGCCCTGGCCCAGCCGCTGCGGCTCGAGCAGGGCTGGGTGCGCCGGGTGCCGGGCGACATCACCGCGGCCTACCTGGTGCTCTACAACCCCACCAACCGGCCCATCAAGATTGTGGGGGCCAGCACCCCCATCGCCACCCGGGTGGAGTTCCACCAGACCACCCACGCCGGCCATGGCGACCACCAGGACATCTCGGCCATGAAGCGGGTAGAGGCCCTGATTGTGCCCGCGCGGGGGCGGCTGGAGGCGCTGCCCGGCAAGTACCACCTGATGCTCTACGGGCTGCGCGAAAAGAACCCCCGACCCCTGGTCGAAGGGCAGAAGGTGCCCCTTACCCTGCGGCTCGAGGGTGGGGCCACCCTCACCCTTACCCTCACCGTAGAAATGCGCTAG
- a CDS encoding nitrous oxide reductase accessory protein NosL codes for MKRRTLIKGLLALPLGPGVLQPALAAARPLRVGVDACPYCNMTLLDARYAAQMVTTTGKVYAYDDVGCLLDHVLGYGGPQATPREMYVADFAASERREARFLQVEQAHFLFNERIRTPMGVGLLAFGSAAALEAYLKERPQHAGEKLRWNELLSRGRKRPWVPGYGR; via the coding sequence ATGAAGCGACGTACCCTCATCAAAGGACTGCTGGCCCTGCCCCTGGGCCCCGGCGTGCTGCAACCCGCGCTGGCGGCGGCCCGGCCCCTGCGGGTAGGGGTGGATGCCTGCCCCTACTGCAACATGACCCTTCTGGACGCCCGCTACGCTGCGCAGATGGTTACCACTACCGGCAAGGTATACGCCTACGACGACGTGGGCTGCCTGCTCGACCACGTGCTCGGCTACGGTGGCCCCCAGGCCACCCCCAGGGAGATGTATGTGGCCGATTTTGCCGCCTCTGAGCGCAGGGAGGCCCGTTTTTTGCAGGTGGAACAGGCCCACTTCCTCTTCAATGAGCGCATCCGCACCCCCATGGGGGTGGGGCTGCTGGCCTTTGGAAGCGCCGCCGCCCTGGAAGCCTACCTGAAAGAAAGGCCCCAGCACGCCGGTGAGAAGCTGCGCTGGAACGAACTCCTCTCCCGTGGACGTAAGCGGCCCTGGGTGCCGGGCTACGGACGATGA
- a CDS encoding nitrous oxide reductase accessory protein NosL: protein MHKNRREVIKMLSALGASTVLAQSLAQQMQPMAANLETIPAKTIPWEQGTCAFCGMPIKTPAPGAWMGRTFTPGFFEQTYSQIALKEPQKGMEAIHFESIACMVNYAWVYGLRDGVGSTFYVADRGLYDPAKGPEAVRLLPARQAVYLWGEKRGWVVMDAKVAAFKNADAAMAFARTTPDLGRTRVLDWQTLLDLAPLPEMNLVSLLAKHAGLLK, encoded by the coding sequence ATGCACAAGAACCGTCGTGAAGTAATCAAGATGCTTTCGGCTTTGGGCGCTTCGACTGTGCTCGCGCAGTCCCTGGCCCAGCAAATGCAGCCCATGGCCGCCAACCTCGAGACCATCCCGGCTAAAACCATCCCTTGGGAGCAGGGCACCTGCGCCTTCTGCGGGATGCCCATCAAGACCCCCGCGCCGGGGGCCTGGATGGGCCGCACCTTTACTCCGGGCTTCTTCGAGCAGACCTACAGCCAGATTGCCCTCAAAGAACCACAAAAAGGGATGGAGGCCATCCACTTTGAGTCCATTGCCTGCATGGTCAACTACGCCTGGGTCTACGGCCTGCGCGACGGGGTGGGCAGCACCTTCTACGTGGCCGACCGGGGGCTTTACGACCCCGCTAAAGGCCCCGAGGCCGTGCGGCTGCTGCCTGCCCGCCAGGCCGTCTACCTGTGGGGCGAGAAGCGCGGCTGGGTGGTGATGGATGCCAAGGTTGCGGCCTTCAAAAACGCCGATGCGGCCATGGCCTTTGCCCGCACCACCCCCGACCTGGGCCGCACCCGCGTGCTGGACTGGCAGACTTTGCTGGACCTGGCCCCCCTGCCGGAGATGAACCTGGTGAGCCTCTTGGCCAAGCACGCGGGCTTGCTCAAGTAA
- a CDS encoding ATP-binding cassette domain-containing protein, producing MVEVVDLHKRGRLSGVNLRLNSGSLALLGPNGAGKSTLLGLLAGRLRADGGVVRLFGHHPQSLGAARVRAYIPQHLSFPPTLRVEEILEAARRLKGATPADKAEATRRMGLEAHLKRPVAQLSGGWRQRLALAAGLMGYPPLWLLDEPASALDSEGLERLQDWMATHLAMGGLVILSAHRQEEISRLAERYVRLENGQLVEQGSVNHAQEPS from the coding sequence ATGGTTGAGGTGGTAGACCTGCACAAAAGGGGGCGGCTCTCAGGGGTAAACCTCCGCCTAAACTCGGGCAGCCTGGCCCTCCTGGGCCCCAACGGGGCCGGCAAGAGCACCCTCTTGGGCCTGCTGGCCGGGCGGCTCAGAGCCGATGGCGGGGTGGTGCGGCTCTTCGGGCACCACCCCCAAAGCCTGGGAGCGGCCCGCGTACGGGCCTACATTCCCCAGCACCTGAGTTTTCCCCCCACCTTACGGGTGGAAGAGATTCTGGAAGCGGCGCGTCGGCTCAAGGGGGCCACCCCGGCGGACAAAGCCGAGGCCACCCGGCGCATGGGCCTGGAGGCCCACCTGAAGCGCCCGGTGGCCCAGCTCTCAGGGGGCTGGCGGCAGCGGCTGGCCCTGGCCGCCGGCCTGATGGGCTACCCCCCCCTGTGGCTCTTGGACGAGCCGGCCTCGGCGCTGGATAGCGAGGGTCTGGAGCGTTTACAAGACTGGATGGCCACCCACCTCGCCATGGGCGGACTGGTGATTTTATCGGCCCACCGGCAAGAAGAAATCTCGCGCCTGGCCGAACGCTACGTGCGCTTGGAAAACGGCCAGCTGGTTGAACAAGGCAGCGTGAACCATGCACAAGAACCGTCGTGA
- a CDS encoding NosD domain-containing protein, whose amino-acid sequence MLVLHPPAPLPPLPPGQTVVLEAGVYPGPWAITTPGVRLVARPGAVLDGGGRGTALTLRAPGIVVEGLEVQNVGQGDEFYEPDAAVALYQCEGCVVRGLRAYGVTGGIRVEKSNRAVVENCDLVGTQAAPGLQTYRSDGVVLRGNRIRGFLDNLYVEYGERVVVEDNRVEAGERYGLHLMFTYRAQIRGNHSQGNRVGSALMHGAENWVEGNTFAQEVGPLRYGLLLQEEWKATLKDNRFLKSTIGLLSLDSRETLLLGNRFEENGTALLFARDTDQNTLKATANTFVGNLQDVAVDDPRARVVLQGNAFDRAVPLPIPHLPSSSFALLSARQPDLSLLALSPGVLLWEAAEARVPGLRLLALADLEARPASPPATPIVPGLLGLALLSLLGGLWLRW is encoded by the coding sequence ATGCTGGTGCTTCATCCTCCTGCCCCTTTACCCCCCCTGCCCCCCGGCCAGACCGTGGTGCTGGAGGCCGGGGTGTACCCAGGCCCCTGGGCGATTACCACCCCCGGGGTACGCCTGGTGGCCCGCCCCGGCGCGGTGCTGGACGGGGGGGGCCGGGGCACCGCGCTCACCCTTAGGGCGCCGGGGATTGTGGTGGAGGGCCTCGAGGTGCAAAACGTGGGCCAGGGGGACGAGTTCTACGAGCCCGATGCGGCCGTGGCGCTCTACCAGTGCGAGGGCTGTGTGGTGCGGGGCCTGCGGGCCTACGGGGTGACGGGCGGTATCCGGGTGGAAAAATCCAACCGAGCGGTGGTGGAAAACTGCGATTTGGTGGGCACCCAGGCGGCTCCCGGCCTGCAAACCTACCGCAGCGATGGGGTGGTGCTGCGGGGCAACCGCATCCGAGGCTTCCTGGACAACCTGTATGTGGAGTACGGCGAGCGGGTGGTGGTGGAGGACAACCGGGTGGAAGCCGGGGAACGCTACGGCCTGCACCTGATGTTTACCTACCGGGCCCAAATCCGGGGCAACCACAGCCAGGGCAACCGGGTGGGCTCGGCCCTCATGCACGGGGCCGAGAACTGGGTGGAGGGCAACACCTTTGCCCAGGAGGTAGGGCCTTTGCGCTACGGGCTTTTGCTGCAAGAGGAGTGGAAGGCCACGCTGAAGGACAACCGCTTCCTGAAGAGCACCATCGGGCTTTTGTCGCTGGACTCGAGGGAGACCCTGCTCCTCGGCAACCGCTTCGAGGAAAACGGCACCGCCCTCCTCTTCGCCCGCGACACCGACCAGAACACCCTGAAAGCCACCGCCAATACCTTTGTGGGCAACCTCCAGGACGTGGCGGTGGACGACCCCCGGGCCAGGGTGGTGCTCCAGGGCAACGCCTTCGACCGGGCGGTTCCCCTGCCCATCCCCCACCTGCCCAGCAGCAGCTTCGCGCTCCTGAGCGCCCGCCAGCCCGACCTGAGCCTTTTGGCCCTCTCGCCGGGGGTTCTGCTCTGGGAGGCCGCCGAGGCCCGGGTGCCGGGGCTTCGACTGCTGGCCCTGGCCGACCTGGAAGCCCGGCCTGCCTCGCCGCCGGCCACCCCTATCGTGCCCGGCCTGTTGGGGCTGGCCCTGTTGAGCCTGTTGGGAGGCCTATGGTTGAGGTGGTAG
- the trxB gene encoding thioredoxin-disulfide reductase — protein sequence MSQTYDVVIIGGGPAGLTAGIYTGRANLKTLILEKGLPGGQIAQTEEVENYPGFPEPISGAELSERMVQQAKRFGAEIVMDEAQGIEKTPEGFVVRGYEQDYKARVVILATGANPKKLGVPGEEKFYGRGVSTCATCDGFFYRGKEVVVVGGGDAAVEEGLFLTKFASKVTLVHRRDTLRANKTAQARAFANPKMHFIWDTVVEEILGEETVTGVRLRNLKTNEVYDYPTDGVFVFIGHEPNTGFLKGLVELRPDGYVAVRDEIFTSVPGLFAAGDVADPIYRQLSTSVGAGTRAAMMAERYLAEQEHAAAH from the coding sequence ATGAGCCAGACCTACGACGTGGTAATCATCGGGGGCGGCCCTGCCGGCCTCACCGCCGGCATCTACACGGGCCGGGCCAACCTAAAAACCCTCATCCTGGAGAAGGGCCTGCCCGGGGGGCAGATCGCCCAGACCGAGGAGGTGGAAAACTACCCCGGCTTCCCCGAGCCCATCAGCGGGGCCGAGCTTTCCGAGCGCATGGTGCAGCAGGCCAAGCGCTTTGGGGCCGAGATCGTGATGGACGAGGCCCAGGGCATCGAGAAAACCCCCGAGGGCTTCGTGGTGCGGGGCTACGAGCAGGATTACAAAGCCCGGGTGGTCATCCTGGCCACCGGGGCCAACCCCAAAAAGCTGGGCGTACCCGGCGAGGAGAAGTTCTATGGCCGGGGGGTGAGCACCTGCGCGACCTGCGACGGTTTCTTCTACCGGGGCAAGGAAGTGGTGGTGGTGGGCGGGGGCGACGCCGCGGTGGAGGAGGGGCTTTTCCTCACCAAGTTCGCGAGCAAAGTGACCCTGGTGCACCGCCGCGACACCCTCCGGGCCAACAAGACTGCCCAGGCCCGGGCCTTTGCCAACCCCAAGATGCACTTCATCTGGGATACGGTGGTGGAGGAGATTCTGGGCGAGGAAACGGTGACCGGGGTGCGCCTTCGGAACCTCAAGACCAACGAGGTCTACGACTACCCCACCGATGGGGTCTTCGTCTTCATCGGGCATGAGCCCAACACCGGTTTCCTGAAGGGTCTGGTGGAGCTGCGCCCGGACGGCTACGTGGCGGTGCGGGACGAAATCTTCACCTCGGTGCCGGGTCTTTTTGCCGCGGGGGATGTGGCCGACCCCATCTACCGCCAGCTTTCCACCAGTGTGGGGGCCGGCACCCGCGCGGCCATGATGGCCGAGCGCTACCTGGCTGAGCAGGAGCACGCCGCCGCGCACTAG
- a CDS encoding C4-dicarboxylate transporter, which translates to MEAALPAQPSVRYLNPAWFASVMGTGVLAQALAQFGLVGLALPVYWLALLALLALLGLYLVKLLRYPQAALSDLQHPLLSQMLPTLPIALLVMSLATRVLPLGDWALPLGQGLFWVGMVLIFGVGPLVVFVVSTRLRLPLEAASGAWFIPPVSALLVPITAGVWLETFPQAWQREVWVVSGLFLGVGFFLFLFVLTSFLQRLYAHGRLEPHLLPSVFIGLAPVGLLVLAPWRWLEGGARVGLVPEGWVSAWPVMGLVIWGLGLWWLFYSLALLLDTLLVACRRAQFHFAPGWWGFVFPLGAFTLATLALSRGLESAFLGGLAWALFLLLGVFWLWVMLYSLRAWAGLGALRPPKR; encoded by the coding sequence ATGGAAGCCGCTCTTCCGGCGCAACCCAGCGTGCGCTATCTGAACCCGGCCTGGTTCGCCTCGGTGATGGGCACCGGGGTGCTGGCCCAGGCCCTGGCCCAGTTTGGCCTGGTGGGGCTGGCCTTGCCGGTCTACTGGCTGGCCCTTTTGGCCCTGCTGGCCCTCTTGGGGCTCTACCTGGTCAAGCTCCTACGTTACCCCCAGGCGGCGCTTTCCGACCTGCAGCACCCCCTGCTCTCGCAGATGCTGCCTACGCTGCCCATCGCCCTTCTGGTGATGAGCCTGGCGACCCGTGTCCTGCCCTTGGGGGACTGGGCGCTGCCGTTGGGCCAGGGGCTCTTCTGGGTGGGCATGGTGCTCATCTTCGGGGTGGGGCCGCTGGTGGTGTTCGTGGTGAGCACCCGGCTCAGGCTCCCCCTCGAGGCGGCCAGCGGGGCCTGGTTCATCCCGCCGGTCTCGGCCCTGCTGGTGCCGATCACCGCCGGGGTCTGGCTCGAGACCTTCCCCCAGGCCTGGCAGCGGGAAGTCTGGGTGGTAAGCGGGCTTTTTCTGGGTGTGGGGTTCTTTCTGTTCCTCTTCGTGCTGACGAGTTTTTTGCAGCGGCTGTATGCCCACGGGCGGCTCGAGCCGCACCTTCTGCCTTCGGTCTTCATCGGGCTGGCCCCGGTGGGGCTGCTGGTGCTCGCGCCCTGGCGCTGGCTCGAGGGCGGGGCGCGGGTGGGCTTGGTGCCGGAGGGTTGGGTTTCGGCTTGGCCGGTGATGGGCCTCGTCATTTGGGGCTTGGGTCTTTGGTGGCTCTTCTACAGCCTGGCCCTGCTCTTGGATACGCTCTTGGTGGCCTGCCGCCGCGCGCAGTTCCACTTTGCCCCGGGTTGGTGGGGGTTTGTGTTCCCGCTGGGGGCCTTTACCCTCGCCACGCTGGCCCTGTCCAGAGGGCTGGAATCGGCCTTTCTGGGTGGTCTGGCCTGGGCGCTGTTCCTGCTCCTCGGGGTGTTCTGGCTCTGGGTGATGCTGTACTCGCTTAGGGCCTGGGCTGGCCTGGGGGCCTTGCGACCGCCGAAAAGATAG
- a CDS encoding dienelactone hydrolase family protein, with amino-acid sequence MSLDATKPLTVAGQLRLPPSSAKLPAVVIVHGSAGVDSRGSMYAQALNKAGIATLEIDMWAARGLIGGLSRPRGVPETLPDAYGALKYLAERPEIDPARIGIMGFSWGGVVSMLTATAPYTEQYLGKTLKFAAHVPLYPVCWVYNTVPGYEFRSFTGAPVLIQAGERDTYDDPDTCIKLVQMVGNPSITVKVYPGATHAFDRLEPEIRVNDPFAHKGRGGEVIFTPNPALAQESVQTTVSFFKRVFGLP; translated from the coding sequence TTGTCGCTAGACGCAACCAAGCCACTGACTGTGGCCGGACAATTGCGCCTACCGCCTTCCAGCGCCAAACTCCCGGCGGTGGTGATTGTGCATGGGTCTGCAGGGGTAGATAGCCGGGGGAGTATGTATGCACAGGCCCTCAATAAAGCAGGGATTGCCACCCTCGAGATTGATATGTGGGCTGCCCGGGGGCTCATTGGAGGGCTATCCCGGCCACGGGGGGTACCCGAAACCCTCCCCGACGCCTACGGGGCCCTAAAATACCTGGCTGAGCGGCCCGAGATAGACCCGGCCCGAATCGGCATCATGGGTTTTTCCTGGGGTGGGGTGGTTTCGATGCTAACCGCTACCGCACCCTATACCGAGCAGTACCTGGGCAAAACCCTTAAGTTTGCGGCTCATGTCCCCTTATATCCGGTTTGTTGGGTTTACAACACTGTACCTGGCTACGAGTTTCGTTCTTTCACTGGGGCTCCTGTCTTGATCCAAGCAGGGGAGCGTGATACCTACGACGATCCCGACACCTGCATCAAGCTAGTACAAATGGTGGGCAACCCTTCCATTACGGTCAAGGTCTATCCTGGGGCTACCCATGCTTTCGATAGGCTCGAGCCCGAGATCAGAGTCAATGATCCCTTTGCACACAAGGGCCGGGGTGGTGAGGTGATCTTTACCCCCAACCCCGCGCTAGCTCAGGAATCGGTGCAGACCACTGTGAGCTTTTTCAAGCGGGTCTTTGGATTGCCCTGA